The sequence below is a genomic window from Lentimicrobium saccharophilum.
GCTTGGCATCAGCATCCGCACCGTTGAAACCCACCGGAAAAATATTATCAGGAAAATCAGCAATAACTCCCTGTCCGCATTAACCAGACATGCGATTAAACTCGGATTGCTCGATGAATATATCTATGTTCCTTCTCCTGCCGGCAGGAAGGTCGTAAAGTTGCCCGAAGCAACCGTAAAAAGCGACTGCAGACCTGAAATACCGAGTAATACTTACTAAAAATACCGTCTGATCGGCATTTGCAAGTCAACCTATCTGCAATAATTTTGATAATCACCCAGTAATTACTCATTCATTCAAAAACCAAAACCAATCTAAACATGTTGAAATCAAGATTTCTTCTGCTGATTGCCAGCTTTACCCTATTGGCCATGCTGAATGTTTCATGCGATAAAAATGAAGATGAAACGCCTCAGGACAACAACCAGACACCTGCCGATAACCTGAATTTCAGTGACTCTTACGGAGTTATGGCCGCTGTAAAAACCATCAGTTTTCAGTCAGCCGGGGGATTTACCATCCCGGTTGAGGTAAATACTGCTGTAGCAGTGTTTGTCCCCACCCCGGGAGCAACCACGTTTGCACCCGCAGGTACTGTCAGCATCAATAGCAGCAGCCTGAAAAAATTCGAGAACAACTCCTATGTTTACGACAACCTGCTCAATCCTTTGTCATTCAATTCTGTTCAGTGGAGTG
It includes:
- a CDS encoding response regulator transcription factor; protein product: MNKYIYNVQITPREKEILRLVALDHSSTEISALLGISIRTVETHRKNIIRKISNNSLSALTRHAIKLGLLDEYIYVPSPAGRKVVKLPEATVKSDCRPEIPSNTY